The proteins below are encoded in one region of Coffea arabica cultivar ET-39 chromosome 4c, Coffea Arabica ET-39 HiFi, whole genome shotgun sequence:
- the LOC113742678 gene encoding uncharacterized protein — MAALPSVGGLRHLNCFPWRRNFRHERIFNLPSSHLSTVASLPSSSSVSPNEDSEEIQFSTPPIKTVMKTSNGSINTAKENIGAKNKTDNDKKVSYFPKRGQTLELVCENLAFKGKGVCKVADTGFVVMCDRALPGERFIGRVTRKKDNYAEVTKLKTITPHLDYVEAPCGYAAYCGGCKTQNLLYEAQIRAKERQVRELVVHVGKFTDKDPEFNSIMKPIVPCDIQFHYRNKMEFSFGPKPWLPPKLLEEGYGDCHSYALGLHAPGFFDKILNVHKCLLQSEAANKVLAAVQAIWRDPGSGLSPYDVHSHTGFLKHLMLRTGRNVETGLPELMVNFVTSSYKLELLNSIVEKTVTIPEVASIVNNVNTSIGNTSVGEVEYTLYGKSTITEVLRGLVFQISANSFFQTNTYQAEVLYKLIEDCACLRGDGSEIVLDLFCGTGTIGLTLARRVRCVYGYEVVPQAVSDACRNAELNGIYNATFIEGDLNKIDEQFGNDFPKPDIVITDPNRPGMHIKLIRFLLKLKAKRIIYVSCNPATCARDLDYLCHGLPDQNIRGVYKLSSIQPVDMFPHTPHVECVCLLELDD; from the exons ATGGCGGCGCTGCCTTCAGTCGGCGGACTCCGACATCTGAACTGTTTTCCGTGGCGTCGAAACTTCCGCCACGAAAGAATATTTAATCTTCCGTCGTCCCATCTCTCTACAGTCGCTTCACTGCCCTCTTCTTCATCGGTCTCTCCAAATGAAGACTCTGAAGAGATTCAATTCAGCACTCCTCCCATTAAAACAGTTATGAAAACTAGTAATGGTAGCATAAATACGGCCAAGGAGAATATCGGTGCAAAAAATAAGACTGATAATGATAAGAAAGTTTCTTATTTTCCGAAGCGGGGGCAGACATTGGAGCTGGTTTGTGAAAACCTAGCTTTTAAAGGAAAAGGCGTGTGCAAAGTTGCCGACACAGGTTTTGTTGTAATGTGTGACCGTGCGCTTCCAGGCGAACGGTTCATCGGCCGTGTTACTAGGAAAAAAGATAATTATGCTGAG GTTACCAAATTGAAGACAATAACACCTCACTTGGACTATGTGGAAGCTCCATGTGGATATGCTGCATACTGTGGAGGTTGTAAGACGCAGAATTTGTTGTATGAAGCCCAGATAAGGGCAAAGGAGCGGCAAGTTCGTGAATTGGTGGTACATGTTGGCAAGTTTACCGATAAAGACCCTGAATTCAATAGCATAATGAAGCCCATTGTACCCTGTGATATCCAATTTCATTACAGAAACAAG ATGGAGTTTTCATTTGGGCCCAAGCCTTGGTTACCCCCAAAGTTGCTGGAAGAAGGATATGGTGACTGCCACAGCTATGCTTTGGGACTTCATGCTCCCGGCTTTTTTGATAAGATATTGAATGTGCACAAGTGTTTATTGCAGAGTGAAGCAGCAAATAAG GTTCTTGCAGCTGTGCAAGCTATTTGGAGGGATCCAGGATCAGGCCTTTCACCTTATGACGTCCACTCTCATACTGGTTTTCTGAAGCATCTAATGTTGAGAACTGGAAG GAATGTGGAAACTGGCCTTCCTGAGCTGATGGTGAATTTTGTCACCTCTTCATACAAGCTAGAGTTGTTGAACTCAATTGTGGAGAAAACTGTGACAATACCTGAAGTG GCAAGCATTGTGAACAATGTAAATACTTCCATAGGCAACACATCTGTGGGGGAGGTGGAATACACACTTTATGGCAAATCTACTATAACAGAGGTTTTAAGAGGGCTTGTATTTCAGATTTCTGCAAATTCTTTCTTTCAGACAAATACATACCAG GCAGAGGTATTATACAAACTAATCGAGGATTGCGCCTGTCTCAGAGGAGATGGCTCAGAAATTGTCCTTGACCTTTTTTGTGGGACAGGAACCATTGGACTTACACTTGCAAGAAG GGTAAGGTGTGTTTATGGTTATGAAGTAGTCCCTCAGGCTGTCTCAGATGCATGTCGGAATGCCGAACTAAATGGCATATACAATGCAACTTTTATTGAGGGGGATCTAAATAAAATTGATGAgcaatttggaaatgattttccCAAGCCTGACATTGTTATTACAG ACCCCAATCGTCCGGGCATGCATATTAAATTGATTAGATTTTTGCTCAAGCTGAAGGCAAAGCGAATTATTTATGTGTCATGCAATCCAGCAACGTGTGCTCGTGACCTCGATTATCTTTGTCATGGTTTG CCAGATCAAAACATAAGAGGTGTCTACAAATTAAGTAGCATACAGCCAGTGGACATGTTTCCGCACACTCCTCATGTTGAATGTGTTTGCTTGCTGGAACTTGATGATTAA
- the LOC113742677 gene encoding ELF3-like protein 2, which produces MRGGKDEKKQMDPLFPRLHINDAEGIGPRAPPRNKMALCEQVNAPSQRFSSGSMSLRTLSSRTRTNSDASPLLNHVSLFCSSPKCSHMAERLKSNSSAGMSLNTKYSELQILSSGNFQSFSARKPLKMTAEYTLFRPCDFFNSITSFAKKDGNKDDIRIPYSDQREKTFNCSSVGFKMQKEKVNSSSLGFSGKPESTFERQEMEMRRNDAKSREHPRNQAEVSFKVSEVSDGNFEKLPDLFTEENILVDTAPSVVAVYGTCGSGRRAVVPINHAKTNDLVNDISTSHITCAQAHQECRNLPIGTDIDDNISKNPERHSRKRSFSSLESLSCSSPPTADNNRIPRRLESVNERPKGNHCASRVGNDARHIAISDNSVMDSKSGLHVSPDDVVGMIGPKFFWSARRTIAHQQRIFALQIFELHRLIKVQRLIAGSPEMFFEDSVIFTKPSIDRSSEKKFQLQSFPELPSLFLKPKVDALNPKPSCLDYVAEEAHGKLPPPAYETENRYDTPKSPLKPYSGVTPMTFAIEAKFGPWCFPAPPGNQWLIPVKSPSEGLVYKPYAGPCPPTLGCIAPIYGGCSTMCLTRMDAEHVNCTAYGIPTSLGRSCCFQPHALPVMNTENSSSAAEPTSPFVTARSSRPDNHRVATYDINYIIPYRSLDAITSHRTGIMTDSTRIMQVSKSCSDFPGSTASNLDERVQADELSLFPMTPTVQRSKHPMQNNNNEQQIQVIKVVPHNPKSASESAARIFRSIQEEKKQQE; this is translated from the exons atgagaggtgggaaagatgaaaagaagCAGATGGATCCTCTATTTCCAAGGCTACATATTAATGACGCAGAGGGAATAGGACCCAGAGCACCTCCGAGAAACAAGATGGCTCTCTGTGAACAAGTTAATGCACCTTCTCAGAGGTTTTCCTCTGGATCGATGTCACTGAGGACGCTTTCTTCCCGCACTAGAACCAACTCGGATGCTTCTCCATTGCTGAATCAT GTCTCATTGTTCTGCAGCTCGCCTAAGTGTTCGCATATGGCCGAGAGACTTAAGTCTAATTCTTCTGCTGGGATGAGTTTAAACACAAAATATTCTGAACTCCAGATACTGAGTTCTGGCAATTTTCAATCATTTAGTGCTAGAAAGCCTTTGAAAATGACAGCTGAGTATACATTGTTTAGGCCATGCGACTTCTTCAACTCCATTACCTCTTTCGCTAAGAAGGATGGGAATAAGGATGACATTAGAATTCCCTATTCTGACCAAAGAGAGAAGACTTTCAATTGTAGCAGTGTTGGATTTAAGATGCAGAAAGAGAAAGTCAATTCTTCAAGTTTGGGCTTTTCGGGGAAACCTGAATCTACTTTCGAAAGACAAGAGATGGAGATGAGGAGAAATGATGCCAAGTCAAGGGAACATCCAAGAAATCAAGCTGAAGTTAGCTTTAAAGTATCCGAGGTGAGTGATGGCAATTTCGAAAAACTTCCTGATCTATTCACAGAAGAGAATATTTTGGTAGATACAGCACCAAGTGTTGTAGCAGTATATGGAACTTGTGGGTCTGGTAGAAGAGCAGTTGTACCTATAAACCATGCAAAGACAAATGACTTGGTTAATGATATAAGCACGTCGCATATTACCTGTGCTCAAGCACATCAAGAGTGCAGAAATTTGCCGATAGGCACTGATATAGATGACAATATCTCAAAGAATCCTGAAAGGCACTCAAGGAAGAGAAGTTTTTCGTCGCTGGAATCTCTATCATGTTCCAGTCCACCAACTGCAGATAACAACAGAATTCCAAGGAGGCTTGAATCTGTCAATGAGCGTCCTAAAGGTAATCATTGTGCATCACGTGTAGGAAATGATGCAAGACATATTGCCATCTCAGACAACTCGGTGATGGATTCTAAATCAGGTTTACATGTGTCTCCTGATGATGTGGTGGGAATGATAGGTCCAAAGTTTTTCTGGAGTGCTAGAAGAACAATTGCTCA TCAACAAAGGATCTTTGCACTGCAAATATTCGAGTTACATAGACTGATAAAG GTACAAAGATTGATAGCTGGATCACCAGAAATGTTTTTTGAAGACAGTGTCATCTTCACCAAACCTTCCATCGACCGCTCTTCAGAAAAGAAGTTCCAGCTGCAGAGTTTTCCAGAACTACCATCTCTATTTCTTAAACCAAAAGTTGATGCTCTAAATCCCAAACCCTCCTGTTTGGACTATGTAGCAGAGGAAGCACATGGAAAGCTGCCTCCTCCAGCCTATGAAACTGAGAATCGATATGATACTCCAAAGTCCCCTCTCAAACCATATTCAGGAGTAACACCAATGACTTTTGCAATTGAAGCCAAATTTGGACCTTGGTGTTTCCCGGCACCCCCGGGGAACCAGTGGTTAATTCCTGTCAAGTCACCTTCCGAAGGACTTGTTTACAAGCCCTATGCAGGACCTTGCCCGCCAACTCTTGGTTGCATTGCACCAATTTATGGTGGTTGTAGCACCATGTGCTTAACTAGAATGGACGCAGAGCATGTCAATTGTACAGCCTACGGTATCCCAACTTCACTTGGTCGCTCCTGCTGCTTTCAACCACATGCTCTGCCAGTGATGAACACAGAAAATTCAAGTTCAGCCGCCGAGCCGACAAGCCCTTTTGTCACAGCCCGCTCTAGTAGGCCGGATAATCATCGTGTAGCAACTTATGACATCAACTACATTATTCCATATCGAAGCTTAGATGCCATTACGAGCCACAGAACTGGGATCATGACTGATTCTACTAGAATCATGCAGGTTTCGAAAAGCTGTAGTGATTTTCCGGGCAGTACTGCTAGCAATCTTGATGAGAGGGTCCAAGCAGATGAGCTGTCTCTTTTCCCCATGACACCTACAGTTCAAAGGTCAAAACACCCCATGCAGAATAACAATAATGAGCAACAAATACAAGTGATCAAGGTCGTGCCTCACAATCCCAAGTCTGCATCTGAATCTGCAGCTCGCATTTTCCGGTCCATccaggaagaaaagaaacagcAGGAGTag
- the LOC113742679 gene encoding uncharacterized protein, whose protein sequence is MRRYGIGNGADGCCDHMAFAAGSLETCIPFPSDPAPCSNYADNDFILFSVPIHIVTHESRLPTEFLHPSPKSQLVIGFDCEGVDLCRHGTLCMMQLAYSLIEEQHGQKRSSCENISFMRLIADRRY, encoded by the exons ATGCGGCGATATGGGATAGGAAATGGG GCGGACGGCTGCTGTGATCACATGGCGTTTGCAGCTGGTTCTCTTGAGACCTGCATCCCTTTTCCTTCTGACCCAGCTCCCT GTAGCAATTACGCAGATAACGATTTCATTCTGTTCTCGGTGCCAATTCATATAGTAACCCATGAATCTCGGCTTCCAACTGAATTTCTCCATCCATCTCCTAAAAGTCAATTGGTCATCGGATTTGATTGTGAGGGTGTTGACCTCTGCCGACATGGAACTCTTTGCATGATGCAG CTGGCGTATTCTCTGATAGAGGAACAGCACGGACAGAAAAGATCATCATGTGAAAACATTTCATTTATGCGCCTCATTGCAGATCGACGCTATTGA